The Bradyrhizobium guangxiense genomic sequence GTAGAGCAGCGACGACGCAGCCATGGCAATCGCCACGGGAACGCCGAGCAGCATCAGGACGAGAAAGCCTCCGAGCAACAGCAGCATGGTCTTATCCTTCCGATCCGTCGTAGGCACCGGGACGTTCGAGGACCGAGTAACCCTGCCGCCAGTTCTGTATTGCCACCTGCACGGAGCGTCCGAACATCAGCACGAAGCCGAGCAGCACGGCGTAATAGACGAAGTTCTTGGGAAAGTTGATCGTGGTCATCTGTTCGTCGCCGATGATCTGGATGTAGACCCAGACCAGCTTGGTGGCGTAGCCGAAGAAGGCGATCCGGATCAGGTCGATCATCGTCGACAACCCACGCCCCGCGGACTGCGGCAGATACCGGTAGAGGAGATCGACCTGGATGTGCCGCGACAGCCGCACGCACGTCGAGGCGCCGATGAAGACCACCCCGATCAGGCAATAGGTCGCGATCTCCTCGGTCCAGGCGTAGCTGTCGTTGAGCACGTAGCGGGTGAAGAACTGGAGGAAGACGGCGAGCGCCATCACCCAGAAGATCGCCAGCGCCACCCAGTCCTCGAACGCGTAAATGCCGAGATCGACCTTCGGCGTCGCCTCCTCCTCGAAAGTGTGGGCGATCTCGTCCGCGGTGATCTGCCGGTGGATTTCGGCGGTGGACATGAGGTTGCTCCTGAAAACCTGAACGTCGTTCCGGGGCTCGCGAAGCGAGAACCCGGAACC encodes the following:
- a CDS encoding TRAP transporter small permease, yielding MSTAEIHRQITADEIAHTFEEEATPKVDLGIYAFEDWVALAIFWVMALAVFLQFFTRYVLNDSYAWTEEIATYCLIGVVFIGASTCVRLSRHIQVDLLYRYLPQSAGRGLSTMIDLIRIAFFGYATKLVWVYIQIIGDEQMTTINFPKNFVYYAVLLGFVLMFGRSVQVAIQNWRQGYSVLERPGAYDGSEG